The Deltaproteobacteria bacterium genome window below encodes:
- a CDS encoding chloride channel protein: MPAHRPLRTRRRERAAEHAFVVLVAIACGLAGAAGAIGLRALVQGFSALLFGGATDSLAMLFAPGGTGEPELMGAGAPAWRRLLAPAAGGAIVGPLLYWLARESRGHGVPAVMEAVARRGGVIRPRVVAVTTLASALTIGSGGSAGREGPIVQIGSAIGSAIGQLLRLPARQVRTLVGCGAAAGIAATFNAPIAGALFAAEVILLDFATARLTPIVISSVVATIVSRAVLGDNPSFVAPSWELVSPWELLAYGALGIGAGFVGVGFSSALYTAERLFGRLPLPDPLKPALGGLLVGAIGAQLPHVFGSGYGTINAALAGQLGAGMLALLLAAKLAATTITLGSGATGGVFAPALFLGAMAGGAFGGVLHLAFPATSASSGAYALVGMGAVLSATNHAPITAIIMIFELTRSIAIIPPLMISCVIATLVASTLRRESIYTRPLVERGLDLLAEKDPNVLRSLRVRDLVDRDVERVPADAPFQEVLDLVVRSPHSEFFVVDAEGALCGAVSVAQLRRLLFEEEALRHVVVAADLIEAGRASVRESDDLDGALQLLSSQRVSALPVVAEDDPRRLIGALHERDVLEAYHREMLERDLAGGLSTRVGLADRGGALDLGSGFVLAELEAPRAFAGRSLREIDLRARHGVQVLLLRRPADDSMRVPTPDERVALGDVLVVAGPGEAVKRLAGAEWRHG, encoded by the coding sequence ATGCCTGCGCACCGACCGCTGCGCACGCGCCGCCGTGAGCGCGCCGCCGAGCATGCCTTCGTGGTGCTGGTGGCGATCGCCTGTGGACTCGCGGGCGCCGCGGGCGCGATCGGGCTGCGGGCGCTCGTGCAGGGCTTCTCGGCGCTGCTCTTCGGCGGCGCTACGGACTCGCTCGCGATGCTCTTCGCGCCCGGTGGCACCGGCGAGCCGGAGCTGATGGGCGCGGGCGCGCCGGCCTGGCGGCGGCTCCTCGCGCCCGCCGCCGGGGGCGCGATCGTGGGCCCCCTGCTCTACTGGCTGGCGCGCGAGTCGCGCGGCCACGGGGTGCCGGCGGTGATGGAGGCCGTGGCGCGCCGCGGCGGGGTGATCCGGCCGCGTGTCGTGGCCGTCACCACGCTGGCCTCGGCGCTCACGATCGGCTCGGGCGGCTCGGCGGGCCGCGAGGGCCCGATCGTCCAGATCGGCTCGGCGATCGGCTCCGCGATCGGGCAGCTCCTGCGGCTGCCGGCCCGCCAGGTGCGCACGCTGGTCGGCTGCGGCGCGGCCGCGGGCATCGCGGCCACCTTCAACGCCCCGATCGCCGGCGCGCTCTTCGCCGCCGAGGTCATCCTGCTCGACTTCGCGACCGCGCGCCTCACCCCGATCGTGATCTCCTCGGTCGTGGCGACGATCGTCTCGCGCGCGGTGCTCGGCGACAACCCCTCGTTCGTGGCGCCGAGCTGGGAGCTGGTGAGCCCCTGGGAGCTCCTGGCCTACGGCGCGCTCGGGATCGGCGCCGGCTTCGTCGGCGTGGGCTTCAGCTCGGCGCTCTACACGGCCGAGCGTCTCTTCGGGCGCCTCCCGCTCCCCGACCCGCTGAAGCCGGCGCTCGGGGGCCTCCTGGTGGGCGCGATCGGCGCGCAGCTCCCGCACGTCTTCGGGAGCGGCTACGGCACGATCAACGCCGCCCTGGCCGGCCAGCTCGGGGCCGGCATGCTGGCGCTGCTGCTCGCCGCGAAGCTCGCCGCCACCACGATCACGCTCGGCTCGGGCGCCACCGGCGGCGTCTTCGCCCCGGCGCTCTTCCTGGGCGCGATGGCCGGCGGCGCCTTCGGCGGCGTGCTGCACCTGGCCTTCCCCGCCACCAGCGCCTCCTCCGGCGCCTACGCCCTGGTCGGGATGGGAGCCGTCCTCTCGGCCACCAACCACGCGCCGATCACCGCGATCATCATGATCTTCGAGCTGACCCGCTCGATCGCGATCATCCCGCCGCTCATGATCTCGTGCGTGATCGCGACCCTGGTGGCCTCGACGCTGCGGCGCGAGTCGATCTACACCCGCCCGCTCGTCGAGCGGGGCCTCGACCTCCTCGCCGAGAAGGACCCGAACGTGCTGCGCTCGCTGCGGGTCCGCGACCTCGTGGACCGCGACGTCGAGCGGGTGCCCGCCGACGCCCCCTTCCAGGAGGTGCTCGACCTGGTGGTGCGGAGCCCCCACTCGGAGTTCTTCGTGGTCGACGCGGAGGGCGCCCTGTGCGGGGCCGTCTCGGTGGCGCAGCTCCGCCGCCTGCTCTTCGAGGAGGAGGCGCTCCGGCACGTCGTCGTGGCCGCCGACCTGATCGAGGCCGGCCGCGCGAGCGTGCGCGAGAGCGACGACCTCGACGGCGCGCTCCAGCTCCTCTCCTCGCAGCGGGTGTCCGCGCTGCCGGTCGTGGCCGAGGACGACCCGCGCCGGCTGATCGGCGCCCTCCACGAGCGCGACGTGCTCGAGGCCTACCACCGCGAGATGCTCGAGCGCGACCTCGCCGGCGGCCTCTCGACCCGCGTCGGGCTCGCCGACCGCGGCGGCGCGCTCGACCTCGGCAGCGGCTTCGTGCTCGCGGAGCTCGAGGCGCCACGCGCCTTCGCCGGCCGCAGCCTGCGCGAGATCGACCTGCGCGCGCGCCACGGCGTGCAGGTGCTCCTGCTGCGGCGTCCGGCCGACGACAGCATGCGCGTGCCCACGCCCGACGAGCGCGTGGCGCTCGGCGACGTGCTCGTGGTCGCGGGCCCGGGCGAGGCCGTGAAGCGCCTGGCCGGCGCCGAGTGGCGCCACGGCTGA